ttcaaaatggagacatagatatttgtaaagtacatacggacctgaatgtagcagatccgttgactaaacctctccctagggcaaaagatgatcaacaccaggacgcaatgggtgttcgattcatcacaatgtaactagattattgactctagtgcaagtgggagactgttggaaatatgccctagaggcaataataaatggttattattatatttctttgttcatgataatcatctattattcatgctacaattgtattgtccggaaatcgtaatacatgtgtgaatgcatagaccacaacgtgtccctagtaagcctctagttgactagctcgttgatcaacagatagtcatggtttcctgactatggacattggatgtcattgataacgggatcacatcattaggagaataatgtgatggacaagacccaatcctaagcatagcataaaagatcgtgtagtttcgtttgctagagcttttccaatgtcaagtatcttttccttagaccatgagatcgtgcaactcccggataccgtaggagtgctttgggtgtgccaaacgtcacaacgtaactgggtgactataaaggtgcactacgggtatctccgaaagtgtctgttgggttggcacggatcgagactgggatttgtcactccgtgtgacggagaggtatctctgggcccactcggtaatgcatcatcataatgagctctatgtgactaaggcgttagtcacgggatcatgcattgcggtacgagtaaagagacttgccggtaacgagattgaacaaggtattgggataccgacgatcgaatctcgggaaagtaacataccgattgacaaagggaattgtatacgggattgattgaatcctcgacaccgtggttcatccgatgagatcatcgtggaacatgtgggagccaacatgggtatccagatcccgctgttggttattgaccggagaggcgtctcggtcatgtctgcatgtctcccgaacccgtagggtctacacacttaaggttcggtgacgctagggttgtagagatatgtgtatgtggaaacccgaaagttgttcggagtcccggatgagatcccggacgtcacgagaggttccggaatggtccggaggtgaagaattatatataggaagtccagtttcggccaccgggaaagtttcgggggttaccggtattgtaccgggaccaccggaagggtcccgggggtccaccgggtggggccacctatcccggagggccccgtgggctgaaagtggaagggaaccagcccttagtgggctggggcgccccccttgggcctccccccatgcgcctagggttgggaaccctagggtgggggagttcccccttgccttggggggcaaggcaaccccttcccccctttggcagccgcccccccttggagatcccatctcccagggctggcgccccccaggggcctatataaagggagggggaggagggcagcaacctacagccttgggcgcctccctcctcccctgcaacacctctctctctctcgcagaagctcggcgaagccctgccggagacccgctacatccaccaccacgccgtcgtgctgctggatctccatcaacctctccttcccccttgctggatcaagaaggaggagacgtcgctgcaccgtacgtgtgttgaacgcggaggtgccgtccgttcggcactcggtcatcggtgatttggatcacggcgagtacgactccgtcatccacgttcattggaacgcttccgctcgcgatctacaagggtatgtagatgcactcccttcccctcgttgctagtacactccatagatgcatcttggtgagcgtaggaaaattttaaattatgctacgattcccaacagggaggcgccagggcttgtggtgcggctgccctcccttccctccactatatataggggccctgggggggccggcccctgggagatccaatctccaggggggcggcggccaaggggggtggcttgccccccaagccaagtggggcgcccccacccctagggtttccaaccctaggcacagggggaggcccaaggggggcgcaccagcccaccaggagCTGGTTCCCCtggtcaatcggtacgttacttgcccgagattcaatcaatcccgtatacaattccctttgtcaatcggtacgttacttgcccgagattcgatcgtcggtattccaatacctcgttcaatctcgttaccggcaagtcactttactcgtaccgaatgcatgatcccgtgaccaaccacttggtcactttgagctcattatgatgatgcattaccgagtgggcccagagatacctctccgtcatacggagtgacaaatcccagtctcgatccgtgtcaacccaacagacactttcagagatactgtagtgtacctttatagtcacccaattacgttgtgacatttggtacacccaaagcactcctacggcatccgggagttacacgatctcatggtctaaggaaatgatacttgacattggaaatgctctagcaaacgaactacacgatctttgtgctatgcttaggattgggtcttgtccatcacatcattctcctattgatgtgatcccattatcaatgacatccaatgtccatagtcaggaaaccatgactatctgttgatcaacgagctagtcaactagaggctcactagggacatgttgtggtctatgtattcacacatgtattacgatttccggataacacaattatagcatgaacaatagacaattatcatgaacaaagaaatataataataaccattttattattgcctctagggcatatttccaacactttggATCGATTCAAGGTTCAACACGCGACAACTGCAGCTCCAGGATGATGGTCCTAGGAGCACGTAAACGAAGTCTTTTTGGGTGTACTCGATAAGGTGAGGTCCGCTCTGGTAGGGGAGCGACAACAATGCCGCGTGGACGGCTCATTCTGGTGGCAACAACGGCCGTTcgtggtgaaggaaatatgccctagaggcaataataaagttgttatttatatttccttatatcatgataaatgtttattattcatgctagaattgtattaaccagaaacttagtacatgtgtgaatacatagacaaagagagtgtcactagtatgcctctacttgactagctcgttgaatgaaagatggttaagtttcctagccacagacttgagttgttatttgattaatgggatcacatcattagagaatgatgtgattgacttgacccatttcgttagcttagcacttgatcgtttagtatattgctattgctttcttcatgacttatacatgttctgcaactcctgaataccggaggaacactttgtgtgctaccaaacgtcacaacgtaactgggtgattataaaagtGCTCTATAGGTgcctccgatggtacttgttgagttggcatagatcaagattaggatttgtcactccgattgtcggagaggtatctctgggccctctcggtaatgcacatcactataagccttgcaagcaatgtgactaatgagttagttgcgggatgatgcattacagaacaagtaaagagactttccagttacgagattgaactaggtattgagataccgacgatcgaatctcgggcaagtaacataccgatgacaaagggaacaacgtatgttgttatgcggtttgaccgataaagatcttcgtagaatatgtaggagccaatatgagcatcttggttccgctattggttattgaccggagacgtgtctcggtcatgtctacatagttctcgaacccgtagggtccgcacgcttaacgttcggtgacgatcgtattatgagtttatgtgttttgatgtaccgaaggtagttcaaagtcccggatatgatcacggacatgacgaggagtctcgaaatgattgagacataaagatcgatatattggatgattatatttggacatcggaatggttccgggtgagatcgggcatttaccggtgtaccgggaggttaccggaatcccccatgaggtatatgggccttattgggccatagtgggagagaggagaagggagcaaaggagggggcgcccccctcccaagcccaatccgaattgggaggggggccgggcccccctttccttcctcccccttccttctctcctaatccaactagggaaggggggatcctactcccggtgggagtaggactcctcttggggtgcgcctaggaggccggccccctccccctcctccactcctttatataggggggaggggggcccatagacacacaagttgatcattgatcttttagccgtgtgcggtgcccccctccaccataatccacctcagtcatattgttgtagtgcttaggcgaagccctgcgccggtagcttcattatcaccgtcatcacgccgtcgtgctgacaaagctcttccccgacactctactggatcgtgagttcgtggaatgtcaccgagctgaacgtgtgcggatcgcggaggtgtcgtaccttcggtgctaggatcggtcgatcgtgaagacgtacgactacatcaatcgcgttgtcataacgcttccgcttacggtctacgagggtacgtggacaatactctcccctctcgttgctatgcatcaccatgatcttgcgtgtgcgtaggaatttttttgaaattactacgttccccaacacgtggTTCAAAGATCTTGATGTAATTTTTTTAATATGTTTCAGGTGCTTTGTATAATTGTATTTGTGGTAAAAAAAATCTTTTGGGTCCTTTAAAAAAGGTTCTTGGTTTTAAACacaaaaaggaaaacaaaaaaacacaCCGATTTTTCGTACTACGGGTTATACCTTGCCAAATGGGCCGGCCCGGCAAGGTTTATATGGGCCAGGCACGACAATTATAAACTTGCTGGGCCAGGCCAATCACGGGCCGGGCGCGTGTGCTATCGGGCCGGCACGCTAAGACCGGCCGATTCGGCCAGGTTTGCGACGGGTCCCTGTCTCTGTCTCTCACGAGTCACGGCGTAGAGTTCATCCCCTTCCTATGCAGGGGCACTCCCCTGTTCAGTAGTCGAATCGGAAGCCGAGACCAGCATGAATCCGACCAGGAGCGGATAATAAATCTGGTAAAGATCGTCTCCGCTCTTTCATCGCTTTATCTCTCGGGATTATCTCTCGGCTACAATTCCGATTTCTCAATGGAGAAGCAGGGCCAGGAGCGGCAGATCGATCCAGTAATGGAGGCAGCAAGGGGGGATCCCGACGACCCCCTCATCGCCTCCCGCCGCGGACGGATCGGCGGGTGGTGGGATCGTAACCAGGACTTCATACGGAGACGCGCGGAGACGCTGAGGCGACCCGCCGCCCAGGCGGAGGCCGAGGCAGAGCGTAGCAGAGAGCCGCCGGCTTCCAAGAACTCCATGGCGGGGCTGCtcgtgccggcggcggcggaggtgcgGGATCTGGAGTGCGCGGTGTGCCTGGAGGACCTGGTGGCCGGAGGCAGGAAGCTCAGGAAGATGGACTGCTCCCACTGCTTCCACCAGCGCTGCATCTTCCGCTGGCTGCACGTCAGCCGGCTCTGCCCGATGTGCCGCTTCGCGATGCCCTCCCGGCCCGACGGCGAGCACGTCGGCGA
The Aegilops tauschii subsp. strangulata cultivar AL8/78 chromosome 3, Aet v6.0, whole genome shotgun sequence genome window above contains:
- the LOC109736926 gene encoding E3 ubiquitin-protein ligase MPSR1 yields the protein MEAARGDPDDPLIASRRGRIGGWWDRNQDFIRRRAETLRRPAAQAEAEAERSREPPASKNSMAGLLVPAAAEVRDLECAVCLEDLVAGGRKLRKMDCSHCFHQRCIFRWLHVSRLCPMCRFAMPSRPDGEHVGDEVERELAAEEEDAADEEKSAAAEERSSGE